From one Alicyclobacillus acidocaldarius subsp. acidocaldarius Tc-4-1 genomic stretch:
- a CDS encoding aldehyde dehydrogenase family protein, translating to MKTYQNYIAGAWQPSSSGQTCESIHPATGHLVARTQSSTRDDVGRAVEAARTAFEATDWAMNSSMRSRALAAWADAMERKQEALARLLSEENGKPIREARGEVASAIDALRYNSVMARNVFGRTFQPSRDAYGFLVREAVGVVAVITPWNWPVLLLMRDLAPCLAAGNAAIVKPAERTGAVTAALFELAADLGAFPPGILQLVTGKGSIVGDALVDHPGVDMIAFTGSTEVGQGIMAKASRGVKKVALELGGKSPNLVFADCDLERAVSTACRSVFMTSGQICMAGSRLLVEAPVYEQALALAKSYAESLRVGMPLDESTDMGPVISETQLQTILAFIEEGRRRGRVIAGGKRLMQPPYDRGHFVEPTVIADLPVDCSVVQEEIFGPVLVVERFESEEEAVRLANATRYGLVAGIWTKDLDRAFRVARRLQAGTVWLNGYNRNYAEAESGGYKMSGLGRSRGIEGLYEFTELKHIHLTLDM from the coding sequence ATGAAGACCTACCAGAATTACATCGCAGGCGCTTGGCAGCCATCGAGCTCTGGGCAGACGTGTGAATCCATCCATCCGGCGACGGGCCATCTCGTCGCCAGGACGCAGTCCTCCACGCGGGATGATGTGGGGCGAGCCGTGGAAGCGGCTCGCACCGCGTTCGAGGCTACGGATTGGGCGATGAATTCGAGCATGCGCTCACGGGCGCTCGCGGCATGGGCGGACGCCATGGAGAGGAAGCAGGAGGCGTTGGCTCGCCTGTTATCCGAAGAAAACGGCAAGCCCATTCGCGAGGCTCGCGGCGAGGTCGCGAGCGCCATCGATGCCTTGCGCTACAACAGCGTCATGGCCCGCAACGTGTTCGGGCGGACGTTTCAACCGTCGCGTGACGCGTACGGCTTTCTGGTGCGAGAGGCCGTCGGCGTCGTGGCCGTGATCACGCCGTGGAACTGGCCGGTCCTCCTCTTAATGCGCGATCTCGCGCCTTGCCTGGCGGCGGGCAACGCCGCAATAGTCAAACCCGCGGAGCGCACGGGTGCGGTCACGGCCGCCCTGTTCGAACTCGCGGCGGATCTCGGCGCCTTCCCGCCGGGGATCCTGCAGCTCGTCACCGGCAAGGGCAGCATCGTCGGCGACGCGTTGGTTGATCACCCCGGTGTGGACATGATCGCGTTCACCGGCAGCACCGAGGTGGGACAGGGCATCATGGCCAAGGCGAGCCGCGGCGTGAAGAAGGTCGCTCTGGAGCTTGGAGGGAAATCGCCGAATCTCGTATTTGCAGACTGCGATCTCGAGCGAGCCGTGTCGACTGCATGCCGGTCGGTTTTCATGACGAGCGGCCAGATCTGCATGGCCGGGTCTCGACTTTTGGTGGAGGCCCCGGTGTACGAGCAAGCTCTGGCGCTCGCGAAGTCGTACGCGGAGTCGCTTCGAGTTGGCATGCCGCTCGACGAATCGACGGACATGGGGCCCGTGATCTCGGAAACGCAACTGCAAACCATCCTCGCGTTCATCGAGGAGGGGCGCAGGCGGGGCCGTGTCATTGCCGGTGGGAAGCGTCTAATGCAGCCGCCGTACGATCGCGGTCATTTCGTGGAGCCTACCGTGATCGCCGACCTGCCTGTCGACTGTTCGGTCGTTCAGGAGGAGATCTTCGGCCCCGTGCTCGTCGTGGAGCGGTTCGAATCGGAAGAGGAGGCGGTGCGCCTCGCGAATGCGACGCGCTACGGGTTGGTCGCAGGCATTTGGACGAAGGACCTGGATCGGGCGTTCCGGGTGGCCCGTCGCCTGCAGGCCGGGACAGTGTGGTTGAACGGATACAACCGGAATTACGCGGAGGCGGAGTCCGGCGGCTACAAGATGAGTGGGCTCGGGCGATCCCGCGGGATCGAGGGGCTGTACGAGTTTACCGAGCTCAAGCATATTCATCTCACGTTGGACATGTGA
- a CDS encoding iron-containing alcohol dehydrogenase family protein — MAYGIHIPTRVRFGEGVTRELPDVLREMSASRVIVVTDPGLKEAGVARQVEALAREACDDVRVYADVEPDPSVDTVHQIASFCREGGADVLVAVGGGSAMDVAKGARIVAELGGDIRRFAGTHADPIPGPLRMRLCAIPTTAGTGSEVTFFGVYSDWEHQVKVTVTSPHLAADVALVDPLLTHSVPPKVTAASGIDVLAHALEAYVSRQATPFSDALAQRAMELVGSSLVRAVEDGRDASARRDMAEASLFSGIAFNHAYLGLTHAIAAAVSGHAHVPHGVAIGICLPAVIRYNAHVCADKYRRAADILARGRGLGAGDAAGIVEQLARNIGLPSRLRDVGVTKDMLAGIARQTLVSVQLRHNPREASEQDVLSLVESLW, encoded by the coding sequence ATGGCATATGGCATTCACATTCCGACGCGGGTGAGGTTTGGTGAGGGCGTCACACGGGAGTTGCCTGATGTGCTGCGCGAGATGTCGGCTTCACGCGTGATCGTCGTGACGGATCCCGGCCTGAAGGAGGCTGGCGTCGCGCGCCAGGTGGAGGCGCTCGCTCGGGAAGCGTGCGATGACGTGCGCGTATACGCCGACGTGGAGCCCGATCCGAGCGTGGACACGGTTCATCAGATCGCGTCCTTCTGCCGCGAAGGCGGAGCCGACGTGCTGGTGGCCGTCGGCGGTGGGTCGGCCATGGATGTCGCCAAGGGTGCTCGCATCGTGGCAGAGCTCGGCGGCGACATCCGCAGGTTTGCCGGAACCCATGCCGACCCTATCCCGGGACCGCTTCGCATGCGGCTGTGCGCGATCCCGACGACGGCTGGCACAGGCAGCGAGGTGACCTTCTTTGGCGTGTACTCCGATTGGGAGCATCAGGTGAAGGTGACGGTCACGAGCCCGCATCTCGCCGCAGATGTGGCGCTGGTGGATCCTCTGCTCACCCACAGCGTGCCGCCCAAGGTGACCGCGGCAAGCGGAATCGACGTGTTGGCTCACGCGCTGGAGGCGTATGTTTCGCGGCAGGCCACGCCCTTTTCGGATGCGCTCGCGCAAAGGGCCATGGAACTCGTCGGCTCGAGCCTGGTTCGGGCCGTGGAGGATGGGAGGGACGCCTCGGCGCGCAGGGATATGGCGGAGGCAAGCCTCTTTTCCGGGATCGCGTTCAATCACGCGTATCTCGGGTTGACGCACGCGATCGCGGCCGCCGTGTCGGGGCACGCGCACGTGCCGCACGGCGTCGCCATCGGCATCTGCCTGCCAGCGGTGATCCGATACAACGCACACGTGTGCGCCGACAAGTACCGCCGCGCCGCCGACATTCTCGCGAGGGGGCGGGGGTTAGGCGCCGGAGATGCGGCCGGGATCGTCGAACAGCTCGCCCGCAACATAGGCCTGCCGTCGCGGCTCCGCGACGTCGGGGTGACGAAAGACATGCTGGCCGGTATCGCGCGACAGACTCTGGTGAGCGTCCAACTACGGCACAACCCCCGCGAAGCGAGCGAGCAGGATGTTCTTAGCCTGGTGGAGTCTCTCTGGTGA
- a CDS encoding R2-like ligand-binding oxidase gives MFDVEDVDLGQPEDSLDEAAHRLWRKAIAFGTWDPAKIDLEQDKRDYECLDPAMRAYLESFCGAFYHAEENVARLFCPWIMAISSTWQQAYLSTQLVEEFKHTDFFSRYFKEVFGLSAPKRRLENPVHDSLLERSRKLLASLEGPEEERAACIVEAFTHYQGIIEGVQANAGYHIFVHVFGKHGLFPGLSQGFRNIQRDEGRHVGFGMRVLRHYAERDPALGARIREVYQAYLPLIRARYGQPIEVDGVRYDPPAEERGLERLMEMYERRMRDIFGSHWEVTLQ, from the coding sequence GTGTTCGATGTGGAAGACGTCGATCTTGGCCAGCCGGAGGACTCACTGGATGAGGCGGCTCATCGCCTGTGGCGAAAGGCCATTGCCTTCGGAACCTGGGATCCTGCGAAGATCGATCTCGAACAAGACAAGCGGGACTACGAGTGCCTTGATCCCGCGATGCGCGCCTATCTGGAGTCGTTCTGCGGGGCATTCTATCACGCCGAGGAGAACGTCGCCCGACTGTTCTGTCCCTGGATCATGGCCATATCGTCCACATGGCAACAGGCCTATCTCAGCACACAGCTCGTCGAGGAGTTCAAACACACGGATTTCTTTTCTCGCTACTTCAAAGAGGTCTTTGGGCTGTCCGCTCCTAAGCGCCGCTTGGAGAACCCCGTTCACGATTCACTGCTCGAACGATCGCGCAAACTGCTCGCCAGCCTGGAAGGACCAGAGGAAGAGAGAGCCGCGTGCATCGTGGAGGCGTTTACGCATTATCAAGGGATCATCGAAGGCGTGCAGGCCAACGCGGGCTACCACATCTTCGTGCACGTGTTTGGCAAGCACGGCCTCTTCCCTGGACTCTCCCAGGGCTTTCGAAACATTCAGCGCGACGAAGGCCGACACGTGGGCTTCGGCATGCGCGTTCTACGCCATTACGCCGAGCGCGATCCGGCCCTCGGGGCGCGGATCCGCGAGGTGTATCAGGCGTATTTGCCGCTCATCCGCGCGCGGTATGGCCAGCCCATCGAGGTGGATGGCGTTCGCTACGATCCGCCAGCGGAGGAGCGCGGACTGGAGCGCTTGATGGAGATGTATGAACGGCGCATGCGCGACATCTTCGGTTCACACTGGGAAGTGACCTTGCAATAA
- the larB gene encoding nickel pincer cofactor biosynthesis protein LarB — MTSTREILEQVQSGRLSVDEALDQIRGLTVEDLGYARIDHDRVRRRGFAEVVYCEGKTPEQSAEILARLAARGESNVLGTRADEETFEILRRKVPDAEYHPVPRAIVVRRGTERHIGSVIVLAAGTSDLRVAEEAALTASVMGSRVDRVYDVGVAGLHRLLRELDRIRKARVVIVVAGMEGALMSVVAGLIDKPVIGVPTSVGYGAQLHGLTPMLGMLTSCVPGSSVVNIDNGFGAGYLAHMINELGEGAHGHRED; from the coding sequence ATGACATCGACGAGGGAGATTTTGGAGCAGGTTCAATCGGGCCGCCTGTCCGTGGATGAGGCGCTTGACCAGATCCGGGGGCTTACGGTCGAAGACCTTGGTTACGCTCGGATCGATCACGATCGCGTCCGCCGGCGCGGATTTGCGGAAGTCGTGTACTGCGAGGGTAAGACGCCGGAGCAGTCCGCCGAAATCCTCGCGCGCCTGGCGGCCCGGGGCGAATCGAATGTGCTCGGCACGCGGGCGGACGAAGAAACGTTTGAGATCTTGAGGCGGAAGGTGCCCGATGCCGAGTATCATCCCGTGCCGCGGGCTATTGTGGTGCGCCGGGGTACAGAACGGCACATTGGGTCGGTGATAGTGTTGGCGGCGGGAACGTCGGACCTGCGTGTCGCGGAGGAGGCTGCGCTCACAGCGAGCGTCATGGGCAGCCGCGTGGATCGCGTGTACGACGTCGGCGTGGCGGGGCTTCACCGGCTGCTGCGCGAGCTCGACCGCATCCGCAAGGCGAGGGTCGTGATCGTCGTGGCGGGCATGGAGGGGGCCCTGATGAGCGTCGTCGCTGGTTTGATCGATAAGCCGGTGATTGGGGTGCCAACGAGCGTCGGGTACGGCGCGCAGTTGCACGGGCTCACGCCCATGCTCGGCATGCTGACCTCGTGCGTGCCCGGATCGTCGGTCGTGAACATCGACAACGGCTTTGGTGCGGGCTATCTGGCGCACATGATCAACGAGCTCGGGGAGGGTGCCCATGGCCATCGCGAAGATTGA
- a CDS encoding helix-turn-helix transcriptional regulator, whose protein sequence is MCDVLIVDEDLAARQHVRGLLASGEYRYLRATEADSAARALPIVRQHHPFVVLYDPSVPDAGGLEFGRKIKEHDPLIHVVIHSQLKMFELVYQAINQGFDGYLLKPVIREELNHVFGRLIQNDLRHSLHQGAKRALVARQESPADLANPIESAIAYIEEHFHEPISLQEVAERVYLSPSYFSRLFKSEVGTTFIDYLTQYRIQKSKMLLRVTSLPIEIIANNTGFSNSSYFSTTFKRIVGRTPSEYRAMMSALKERSDDEPAQENKTDHE, encoded by the coding sequence ATGTGTGACGTGCTGATTGTCGACGAAGATCTGGCGGCACGCCAGCACGTGCGGGGGCTCTTGGCCTCAGGTGAGTATCGGTATCTCCGCGCCACCGAGGCCGACAGCGCCGCGCGCGCCCTCCCGATCGTGCGCCAGCATCACCCGTTTGTGGTCCTGTACGATCCGTCCGTGCCTGACGCGGGCGGCCTCGAATTCGGCCGCAAGATCAAAGAGCACGATCCGTTGATTCACGTGGTCATCCACAGCCAACTGAAGATGTTCGAACTGGTGTACCAAGCGATCAATCAAGGCTTCGACGGCTATCTCCTGAAACCCGTGATTCGAGAGGAGCTGAATCACGTATTTGGCCGCTTGATCCAGAACGATCTGCGTCACTCGCTTCACCAAGGCGCGAAGCGCGCTCTGGTGGCGCGGCAGGAATCTCCGGCCGATCTCGCCAACCCCATCGAAAGCGCCATCGCCTACATCGAGGAGCACTTCCATGAGCCGATCTCGCTTCAGGAGGTGGCGGAACGGGTCTATCTCAGTCCTTCCTACTTCAGTCGCCTCTTCAAGTCGGAAGTCGGCACCACGTTCATCGATTATCTGACCCAGTACCGAATCCAGAAATCCAAGATGTTGCTTCGCGTCACGTCGCTTCCCATCGAGATCATCGCGAATAACACGGGATTTTCAAATTCCAGCTATTTCTCGACTACGTTCAAGCGGATCGTGGGCCGAACGCCGAGCGAGTACCGCGCCATGATGAGCGCGCTCAAGGAGCGCTCGGACGACGAACCTGCTCAAGAAAACAAAACTGACCACGAGTGA
- a CDS encoding class I adenylate-forming enzyme family protein — protein MNLARMFEMAAEREPQAIAMIEGDHALSYRDMHAAVNRVAHALHKLGVRRRDRVMALMKNRQQTAILFWAVQKLGAVFVPLNYHMAPGDLERCILDVEPKLICFERASKNALRCIHLPEKPIYVSLDPDDGDITWEELVRNGAPSFDAVPVEDDDPAIMLYTSGTSGHPKGVPKSHRNEYVSTLSQIIQNRYDRSDVMLGVMPLYHTMGIHSYLAMAFLNGRYIVIHDVTEESLADTLHFHTVTCLYAMPAMFRHILQSRRVDPVRLRQIRKIGYAGAPMSETLIQACFEAFQPEVFLNHYGSTEIHTFTTCAYLREKPGCAGRPGINQLIRVIAIRPDATPDDEVEPGDVGQVIAYTGSPEAFKGYWNRPDLTRQAIRDGWYYTGDLGTRDLDGDLYIVGRTDDVVVSGVDRVWLGKVEHVLEHHPDVQEVAVVGQRDDQLGHIVTAFVVPRRKDLTPFELDRFCQRDGGLSDFERPRKYVFVDGLPRDASGKVIRRSLVEWSD, from the coding sequence GTGAACCTGGCGCGCATGTTCGAAATGGCGGCGGAGCGGGAGCCTCAGGCGATCGCGATGATCGAGGGCGATCACGCCCTCAGCTATCGGGACATGCACGCTGCGGTCAACCGCGTGGCCCATGCGCTGCACAAGCTCGGAGTCAGGCGGCGAGATCGCGTGATGGCACTGATGAAGAACCGGCAGCAGACAGCCATCCTCTTTTGGGCCGTGCAGAAGCTCGGCGCCGTGTTTGTTCCCCTCAACTATCACATGGCGCCGGGAGATCTGGAGCGATGCATTCTGGATGTGGAACCCAAGCTCATCTGTTTCGAACGCGCCAGCAAAAATGCGCTGCGGTGTATTCATCTCCCCGAGAAGCCGATCTACGTGAGCCTCGATCCCGACGATGGAGACATCACGTGGGAAGAACTCGTGCGCAACGGCGCACCTTCCTTTGACGCTGTGCCTGTGGAAGACGACGATCCGGCCATCATGCTGTACACGTCCGGCACCTCAGGCCATCCCAAAGGTGTACCAAAATCCCATAGAAATGAATACGTATCCACATTGTCGCAGATCATTCAGAATCGGTATGATCGGTCTGACGTCATGCTCGGCGTGATGCCCCTATATCACACCATGGGCATTCATTCGTATCTCGCGATGGCGTTTCTGAACGGCAGGTACATCGTAATTCATGATGTGACAGAAGAGTCTCTCGCCGATACCCTTCACTTCCATACCGTTACATGCCTGTATGCGATGCCGGCGATGTTTCGGCACATCCTGCAATCGCGCCGAGTGGATCCTGTCCGGCTTCGTCAGATTCGGAAGATCGGCTACGCGGGGGCTCCGATGTCCGAAACGCTCATCCAGGCGTGTTTCGAGGCCTTTCAGCCCGAGGTGTTTCTCAACCACTACGGAAGCACGGAGATCCACACCTTCACGACCTGTGCGTATTTGCGCGAGAAGCCCGGTTGCGCGGGCAGGCCTGGGATCAATCAGCTCATCCGCGTCATCGCGATTCGCCCCGACGCCACCCCGGACGACGAGGTCGAACCGGGTGACGTCGGCCAGGTGATCGCCTACACGGGTTCTCCCGAGGCGTTCAAGGGGTACTGGAATCGGCCCGATCTCACCCGCCAGGCCATCCGTGACGGCTGGTACTACACCGGCGATCTCGGCACGCGCGATCTGGACGGTGACCTCTACATCGTCGGCCGGACCGACGACGTGGTGGTCTCCGGCGTGGATCGCGTGTGGCTCGGCAAGGTCGAACACGTATTGGAACATCATCCGGACGTGCAGGAGGTGGCGGTCGTCGGACAGCGGGATGATCAACTAGGCCACATCGTGACGGCGTTCGTCGTCCCACGCCGCAAAGACCTCACTCCATTTGAATTGGACCGATTCTGTCAACGGGACGGTGGCCTGTCGGACTTCGAGCGGCCGCGGAAGTACGTGTTTGTCGACGGTCTGCCAAGAGACGCGTCGGGGAAAGTGATCCGGCGCTCTCTTGTCGAATGGAGCGACTGA
- a CDS encoding UbiX family flavin prenyltransferase → MRIVVGVTGATGAVLAVRTLRALTNLGVETHLICSRWAETTLKLETDLSLADLYSLASVVHRVDNLAASIASGSYRTDGMVVVPCSMKTLAAIRMGLSDNLIVRAADVTLKERRQLVLVVREAPLHELHLENMHALARAGAVIFPPVLGFYHRPRTLDDVIDHVVGRILDQFGLSMPVPRWGEPAPQGGASNESTPL, encoded by the coding sequence ATGCGCATTGTAGTCGGAGTGACGGGCGCTACAGGAGCCGTCCTCGCCGTCCGCACGCTTCGAGCTCTGACCAACCTTGGTGTTGAGACGCACCTCATCTGTTCGCGCTGGGCAGAGACCACCCTGAAATTAGAGACGGATCTCTCGCTCGCCGATCTCTATAGCCTGGCATCCGTCGTTCACCGGGTAGATAACCTCGCTGCTTCGATTGCGAGCGGCTCCTATCGAACGGACGGGATGGTTGTCGTGCCCTGCAGCATGAAGACGCTGGCTGCCATTCGCATGGGGCTCAGCGACAACTTGATTGTGAGAGCGGCGGACGTGACCCTCAAAGAGCGGCGACAGCTCGTTCTCGTCGTTCGTGAGGCGCCGCTTCACGAGCTTCACCTGGAAAACATGCATGCGCTCGCGCGCGCTGGCGCGGTAATCTTTCCGCCCGTTCTGGGTTTCTACCATCGACCGCGTACGCTGGACGACGTGATCGATCACGTCGTGGGACGCATCCTCGATCAGTTCGGTCTGTCGATGCCAGTCCCGCGATGGGGAGAGCCTGCGCCGCAAGGCGGTGCTTCCAACGAATCGACCCCACTTTGA
- a CDS encoding UbiD family decarboxylase: MAFLSFRAWLEHLRETDRLVDVEVEVSLRYEVAAIAKRLDGRKAVMFHRPAGSSVPVASGLVSQRRWIAEALGCAPDDLVHRFREACEQPMPVAHVSEGDAPVYQRVQTEGIDLLKTLPIPTHHEHDAGPYVTAGLVIVRDPATRKQNVAIHRLQVTGPDRMGVLLLPRHTLHLFRQAEAAGRPLECAVAIGVDPATLIASQASTPFGVDELEIASALRRQPLPVVRCRTVDVDVPAEAEIVIEGRILPHVREPEGPFGEFPRYYGPRSDKHVIEVTAVSMRDDPVYHTIVPAGYEHLLLGGIPREASLFETVRQLVPTVRAVHMTPGGSCRYHAVIAIRKTEEGQGKNAILAAFANSFDIKHVVVVDEDVDIYNPEEVEWAIATRFQADRDLVLVEQTQGSKLDPSTDDGLGSKMGLDCTVPLNADPFRFRRITIPGFGEMDWSRYGLTDSFEGKE, translated from the coding sequence GTGGCGTTTCTTTCATTTCGGGCTTGGCTAGAACATTTGAGGGAGACGGATCGGCTGGTGGACGTTGAGGTCGAGGTCAGCTTGCGGTACGAAGTCGCCGCCATCGCCAAGCGGCTCGACGGGCGCAAGGCCGTCATGTTTCACCGGCCGGCGGGGTCCAGCGTCCCTGTAGCCAGTGGCCTTGTGTCGCAAAGGCGTTGGATCGCGGAGGCGCTCGGGTGTGCGCCGGACGATCTCGTCCATAGGTTTCGCGAGGCATGCGAGCAACCCATGCCCGTGGCGCACGTCTCGGAAGGAGATGCGCCCGTGTACCAACGAGTTCAGACCGAGGGCATCGACCTCCTGAAAACGCTTCCTATCCCGACACATCACGAGCACGACGCGGGTCCCTATGTGACGGCCGGCCTGGTCATCGTCCGCGATCCGGCCACGCGAAAGCAGAACGTGGCCATTCACCGCCTGCAGGTGACTGGGCCAGATAGGATGGGCGTGCTGCTTCTCCCGCGCCACACGCTCCACCTGTTCCGTCAGGCCGAGGCGGCCGGCAGGCCGCTCGAGTGCGCCGTGGCCATCGGCGTCGATCCTGCGACGCTCATCGCGTCCCAGGCCAGCACGCCGTTCGGCGTCGACGAGCTCGAGATCGCGAGCGCGCTTCGCCGCCAACCGCTTCCTGTCGTTCGCTGCAGGACCGTCGACGTCGATGTGCCCGCGGAGGCGGAGATCGTGATTGAGGGCCGGATTCTGCCCCACGTGCGAGAGCCCGAGGGCCCGTTCGGCGAGTTCCCGCGCTACTACGGGCCACGCTCCGACAAGCACGTGATCGAAGTGACTGCCGTGTCGATGCGCGATGATCCCGTCTATCACACCATTGTTCCGGCGGGTTACGAGCATCTCTTGCTCGGCGGCATTCCCCGGGAGGCAAGCCTGTTTGAGACAGTTCGTCAGCTCGTCCCCACAGTCCGAGCTGTCCACATGACACCTGGGGGATCCTGCCGATACCACGCGGTCATTGCGATCCGAAAGACCGAGGAAGGGCAGGGCAAGAACGCGATCCTCGCTGCGTTTGCTAACAGCTTTGACATCAAGCACGTGGTCGTCGTGGACGAAGACGTGGACATCTACAACCCGGAGGAGGTGGAATGGGCCATCGCGACCCGGTTTCAGGCGGATCGCGATCTCGTCTTGGTGGAACAAACCCAGGGCTCCAAGCTCGATCCGTCGACCGACGACGGCCTGGGCAGCAAGATGGGGCTCGATTGCACCGTACCTCTGAACGCCGATCCGTTCCGCTTTCGGCGTATCACAATTCCCGGATTCGGCGAGATGGACTGGAGCCGATATGGGCTGACGGACTCGTTCGAGGGAAAGGAGTGA
- a CDS encoding MFS transporter, whose product MSISTASPYAVQPTRKQVVTATIASLLGWSLDLFDLFVLLYVAPDVGKLFFPSTNATLSLASVYGSFAVTLLMRPLGSGLFGSLADRFGRKRAMITAVVGVGVLTALFGVLPTVHQVGVLAPILFLILRLVQGICVGGVVASTHTIGTESVSPKWRGLVSGLIGGGGAGIGSLIASIVYAIWSSVFPGPAFDVWGWRCMFFSGILSAVLGVFVFNSLEESPLWQQVKHLEAQTAPKAPVRSVFSTYRRILLVNLMITVGGGSGYYLTSGYLPTFFKVVNKPPHGTVSMALIAASLVVILAAVVVGHLSEVVGRKPVFLTVGVTALIAVPFLYHGMATTHSPGALVAYALILVFLGNAAYAPIVAFLNERFPTQVRSTGTGLSWNMGFAVGGMLPTFVSLAAGTTANIPTALTAFLMAALALYLIGALVIPETRGALRVS is encoded by the coding sequence ATGTCCATTTCAACGGCTAGCCCTTACGCCGTTCAGCCAACGCGCAAGCAGGTGGTGACCGCGACCATCGCGTCGCTCCTCGGCTGGTCATTGGACTTGTTCGATCTGTTCGTCCTCTTGTACGTCGCGCCGGACGTCGGAAAGCTGTTTTTCCCATCGACCAACGCTACCCTATCGCTCGCCTCCGTGTACGGATCGTTCGCAGTCACGCTGCTCATGCGTCCGCTCGGAAGCGGGCTGTTTGGCTCTCTTGCGGACCGGTTTGGCCGCAAGCGAGCGATGATCACGGCGGTGGTGGGCGTCGGCGTTCTGACCGCGCTCTTCGGCGTCCTTCCCACGGTTCACCAGGTTGGCGTCTTGGCACCCATTCTGTTCCTGATCCTCCGCCTCGTCCAAGGGATCTGTGTCGGAGGCGTCGTGGCTTCCACGCACACCATTGGAACTGAATCGGTGTCGCCGAAGTGGCGAGGACTTGTGTCTGGGCTCATCGGCGGCGGGGGTGCGGGCATTGGCTCGCTGATTGCGTCCATCGTCTACGCGATTTGGTCCTCCGTGTTTCCCGGCCCGGCATTTGACGTGTGGGGATGGAGGTGCATGTTCTTCTCCGGCATTTTGAGCGCCGTGTTGGGCGTGTTTGTGTTCAACTCGCTCGAGGAGTCTCCGCTTTGGCAGCAGGTGAAACATCTGGAGGCCCAGACTGCCCCGAAGGCGCCGGTGCGATCCGTCTTTAGTACCTATCGGCGAATTCTGTTGGTCAACCTGATGATCACCGTTGGCGGCGGGAGCGGTTACTATCTCACGTCTGGCTACCTGCCTACTTTTTTCAAGGTCGTCAACAAGCCCCCGCACGGCACCGTATCCATGGCGCTGATCGCAGCGAGCCTCGTCGTCATCCTTGCGGCCGTCGTGGTGGGGCATCTCAGCGAGGTCGTCGGGCGAAAGCCGGTGTTTTTGACCGTGGGCGTGACCGCGCTTATCGCCGTCCCATTCTTGTATCACGGCATGGCGACCACACATTCGCCAGGAGCGCTGGTCGCGTACGCACTGATCTTGGTCTTCCTGGGCAACGCAGCGTACGCGCCTATCGTGGCGTTCTTGAACGAGCGCTTCCCGACGCAAGTGCGGTCGACGGGAACGGGCCTGTCGTGGAATATGGGTTTCGCCGTAGGCGGCATGCTTCCGACCTTCGTCTCGTTGGCGGCGGGCACCACGGCGAACATCCCGACTGCACTGACCGCCTTCCTGATGGCGGCGCTCGCCTTGTATCTGATCGGTGCCCTGGTCATCCCGGAGACCCGGGGGGCACTTCGAGTGAGTTGA